The DNA segment GACCGACCTCGGTTTGTTTCTGGAAGGAGACATGCCCTCGAAGTTCGGAGGATACCATCTCGCGGTGGTGAACGGCGAAGGATGGCATGCCCCCGAGGCCAACAAGTTCAAACACGTCTATGCTCGGTTTACGCTGGTCCCCGCCCCCTGGATTGATCTCCTTGCCAAGTTGAGCTTGAGCGGAATGCTGTTCGTAGGCGACAAGGAGAAGGACAAGGAGGTCAACCGCTTTGCGGGCCTCATCAGCTACGCCTACGCCCCCGTCAGTGTGGGGTTCGAGCCTGCATGGACGAGCGACGCCGGCACGAAGGGCTTTGGCTGGAGCGCCTTCGGCGAGGTTGCCTTACCGGCGGACCTCTCCGTATTCGGACGCTTCCAAAGTTGGGATGCCGACACGGAGAAAGACCGTGATGCCTACAGCCGGATCGTGGCCGGCGTGGCGCACAGGTACAACGCTTATGTGAGGACGGCCCTCGACTACCAAGGGCGCATTTTCCAGGACGATGGCAAGAAGACCGAGCATGGACTGTTTGTCCATACCGAGCTCGTATATTAGGAGCGTCTAACAGACTGCGTAGGGGAGGGTCTTCAGACCCTCCCGACAAGAGACAGCATCTGAAGATGCTCCCCTACGAATCGGCATTCTGTTAGAGGCTCTGGGGCAACTCCGTGCTTCGATCGCATGGGGAAGCCGATCGCGGAGCTCAGTGTGCGGTGGACGCGCAGAAGGCTTCGTAGTCGATCAGCTTGTGGATGCTGGCTTCAGGCCCGCAAACGGGGCACTTGGAATCCCGGTGCAGCTTGACGGTCCGGAACGACATTTTCTTTGCATCGTAGAGGAGCAGCCGGTTCTTGAGCGGTTCCCCGATGTTGAGAAGAACTTTCAGGGCCTCGGTCGCCTGGATTGTCCCGATCACGCCCGGTAGGACGCCGAGCACGCCTGCCTCGGCGCAATTCGGCGCGAGATCGGGCGGCGGCGGCGCCGGATAGAGGCAGCGATAGCACGGCGTGTCGAACGGAACGAACACGGAGGCCTGCCCCACAAAACGCTCGATCGCGCCGTAGATCACCGGCTTCCTCAGCAGCACACAGGCGTCGTTCACCAGGTATCGGGTGGGAAAATTGTCGCTCCCGTCCACCACCAGGTCGTAGTCCTTGAAAATCTCCATGGTGTTCTCGCTGGAGAGCCGCTCCTGATAACCCACGACTTTCACATCCGGGTTGAGGGCGACCAAAGTCTCTTTGGCGGACTGGACCTTCGGTCGTCCCGCGTCGAACGTTGAGTGGAGGATTTGCCGCTGGAGATTGGATTCATCCACCACGTCGAAGTCGATGATCCCCAGTGTGCCCACACCTGCGGCCGCTAGGTAGTACGCCGCCGGGCAACCCAGACCACCCGCGCCGATCAGGAGAACTTTGCTCTTGAGAAGCTTCTTCTGCCCGGCCTCGCCGATCTCGGGGAGCTTGATGTGCCGGTCGTAGCGGCTGAAGAACTTGTCCTGATTGCCGTTGGTCTCCGTCATTTCGAAGGGGAATCCCGAACGTTTCCAGAGTCCGAACCCCCCGGACATGGAAAGTACATTCGTGTATCCGAGGTCCTGCATCGCCTTGGCCGCCATGGCGGACCGCACACCGCCCTGGCAGTAAACGATCACCGGACTCTCCTTGTCCGGGATGGCATCCTCGACCTTGATCTCCAGGAAACCGCGGGGGATGAACAGGGCCCCTTTCACATGACCCGCGTCGAATTCATCCTTCTCGCGAACGTCGAGCAAATGGACAGGCGTTCCCTCTCCAAGCTGCCGGTTCACCTGGGCAGGAGGGACCTCGCGAATGGAGGCCCGAACCTGTCTCATCAAGTCTTCAAA comes from the Nitrospirota bacterium genome and includes:
- the moeB gene encoding molybdopterin-synthase adenylyltransferase MoeB, yielding MSKFEDLMRQVRASIREVPPAQVNRQLGEGTPVHLLDVREKDEFDAGHVKGALFIPRGFLEIKVEDAIPDKESPVIVYCQGGVRSAMAAKAMQDLGYTNVLSMSGGFGLWKRSGFPFEMTETNGNQDKFFSRYDRHIKLPEIGEAGQKKLLKSKVLLIGAGGLGCPAAYYLAAAGVGTLGIIDFDVVDESNLQRQILHSTFDAGRPKVQSAKETLVALNPDVKVVGYQERLSSENTMEIFKDYDLVVDGSDNFPTRYLVNDACVLLRKPVIYGAIERFVGQASVFVPFDTPCYRCLYPAPPPPDLAPNCAEAGVLGVLPGVIGTIQATEALKVLLNIGEPLKNRLLLYDAKKMSFRTVKLHRDSKCPVCGPEASIHKLIDYEAFCASTAH